Proteins from a genomic interval of Bradysia coprophila strain Holo2 chromosome X, BU_Bcop_v1, whole genome shotgun sequence:
- the LOC119083302 gene encoding uncharacterized protein LOC119083302 isoform X2: MKLSFIIELLLICILVAFAAGGVVEKGTVEKPKQQEEDLPVIEDVDEVVEEDDITDGDENDVVQEDVEDVVDEVSDVSNDIADAATVAPLAPSAPTTNSSGVNENDPNPINRYCTCSESTCKCCREIGLPILPVRGPGCATMQYLEDDKMLVTIQYGDFVIAQRQISGRRATPICIPLPGGYSRFCGRVYGISRKTENFKACLALELRAEDEVEAALRVSCFQFGPKGLAVAEAEPLPPVKVDDDEDDDDLFGLGGGSDDDDYDDDEDGAGGGGGGLAGLLGGLGGGGGFGSGLVSGVAGLFGL, translated from the exons ATGAAACTATCATTTATCATTGAGTTACTGCTCATATGTATCTTAGTGGCATTCGCTGCTGGTGGAGTTGTGGAAAAGG GTACTGTTGAAAAGCCGAAACAACAGGAAGAAGACCTGCCTGTAATTGAAGACGTTGATGAAGTTGTGGAGGAAGATGATATTACTGATGGTGATGAGAATGACGTTGTTCAAGAAGACGTTGAAGATGTTGTCGACGAAGTGTCGGATGTGAGTAATGACATTGCTGACGCTGCAACAGTTGCACCATTAGCACCATCAGCACCAACGACTAATTCATCCGGGGTCAATGAAAACGATCCGAATCCAATCAATCGATATTGCACATGTTCGGAATCAACGTGTAAATGTTGCCGTGAGATTGGACTGCCTATTTTGCCTGTTAGAGGGCCAGGCTGTGCTACCATGCAATATTTAGAAGACGATAAGATGTTGGTCACTATTCAATATGGAGACTTTGTTATTGCACAGAGACAAATATCAG GCAGACGGGCTACTCCTATTTGTATTCCACTACCGGGTGGTTATTCCCGATTCTGCGGAAGAGTCTACGGAATATctagaaaaactgaaaatttcaaagcATGTTTGGCGTTAGAACTACGCGCCGAAGATGAAGTTGAGGCAGCATTGAGGGTATCTTGTTTCCAATTTGGGCCGAAGGGTTTGGCTGTTGCAGAAGCAGAACCGCTTCCACCTGTGAAGgtagatgatgatgaagatgacGACGATTTGTTCGGACTGGGTGGTGGAAGTGATG ACGATGACTATGATGACGATGAAGATGGCGCTGGCGGTGGTGGAGGAGGTCTAGCAG GCTTGCTAGGCGGACTTGGAGGAGGCGGAGGATTCGGCAGTGGTCTTGTTAGTGGTGTTGCTGGGCTATTTGGGttataa
- the LOC119083302 gene encoding uncharacterized protein LOC119083302 isoform X1, whose translation MYGYSMDIKMKLSFIIELLLICILVAFAAGGVVEKGTVEKPKQQEEDLPVIEDVDEVVEEDDITDGDENDVVQEDVEDVVDEVSDVSNDIADAATVAPLAPSAPTTNSSGVNENDPNPINRYCTCSESTCKCCREIGLPILPVRGPGCATMQYLEDDKMLVTIQYGDFVIAQRQISGRRATPICIPLPGGYSRFCGRVYGISRKTENFKACLALELRAEDEVEAALRVSCFQFGPKGLAVAEAEPLPPVKVDDDEDDDDLFGLGGGSDDDDYDDDEDGAGGGGGGLAGLLGGLGGGGGFGSGLVSGVAGLFGL comes from the exons ATATCAAAATGAAACTATCATTTATCATTGAGTTACTGCTCATATGTATCTTAGTGGCATTCGCTGCTGGTGGAGTTGTGGAAAAGG GTACTGTTGAAAAGCCGAAACAACAGGAAGAAGACCTGCCTGTAATTGAAGACGTTGATGAAGTTGTGGAGGAAGATGATATTACTGATGGTGATGAGAATGACGTTGTTCAAGAAGACGTTGAAGATGTTGTCGACGAAGTGTCGGATGTGAGTAATGACATTGCTGACGCTGCAACAGTTGCACCATTAGCACCATCAGCACCAACGACTAATTCATCCGGGGTCAATGAAAACGATCCGAATCCAATCAATCGATATTGCACATGTTCGGAATCAACGTGTAAATGTTGCCGTGAGATTGGACTGCCTATTTTGCCTGTTAGAGGGCCAGGCTGTGCTACCATGCAATATTTAGAAGACGATAAGATGTTGGTCACTATTCAATATGGAGACTTTGTTATTGCACAGAGACAAATATCAG GCAGACGGGCTACTCCTATTTGTATTCCACTACCGGGTGGTTATTCCCGATTCTGCGGAAGAGTCTACGGAATATctagaaaaactgaaaatttcaaagcATGTTTGGCGTTAGAACTACGCGCCGAAGATGAAGTTGAGGCAGCATTGAGGGTATCTTGTTTCCAATTTGGGCCGAAGGGTTTGGCTGTTGCAGAAGCAGAACCGCTTCCACCTGTGAAGgtagatgatgatgaagatgacGACGATTTGTTCGGACTGGGTGGTGGAAGTGATG ACGATGACTATGATGACGATGAAGATGGCGCTGGCGGTGGTGGAGGAGGTCTAGCAG GCTTGCTAGGCGGACTTGGAGGAGGCGGAGGATTCGGCAGTGGTCTTGTTAGTGGTGTTGCTGGGCTATTTGGGttataa